A region of the Primulina eburnea isolate SZY01 chromosome 7, ASM2296580v1, whole genome shotgun sequence genome:
CTTTTTTCCCTCTCACGTGATACATACGCAGTATTTGTTTGTTGTTTGTCTTTGTTAAGGGTAATGTCCCTGTTCGAACTTCATGCTGGTTTCTGGTGTTTTGATTTAGATCGACTAAAAGTTATCCTTTGGTTATGTATAATTTGATTATAATGTGATATTAATCTATGAGCCGGAGGAGAGCTAACCAAAAACTCATCAATACTCTTGTAGAAAGCCCTTGCAGGGCTGAGACGTATTAATTTGGATGGTTTGAGATGGAGAGTTTTTGATGCAAAAGGACAGGTAGAGTACACCTCCGTGAGACCTAGCTGATATACTTTCTACTTTACATTTAGCAGTAGATTACAGTGTATCACCTTTTGATGTAGGTCCTTGGGAGGTTAGCTTCCCACATATCAACTGTTGTTCAGGGCAAGGATAAGCCCACATATGTTCCCAATCGGGATGAGGGGGATATGTGCATTGTTATAAATGCTAAAGATGTATGCGTCACTGGAAGGAAAATGACTGATAAGTTGTATCAATGGCATACAGGGCAAGTACAAGATATTAATTTGTATATTGTTGCTTTATAGTTAGTTGCATCATGGAGCTGGTATTTTGATAATTCCTTGGCTACTCCTGGTTCTTTTTGAAATTGAAAATTCTAAAGAACATACCTAACTTTTTGTGATAATATTGTGTTTTAGGCATGCAATCATCCCATATGCTTACAATTCGTGGCTTTTTGATGACATAGGTATATAGGCCACCTCAAAGAAAGGAGTTTGAAAGACCAGATGGCCAAGGATCCTACAGAAGTAATTCGCAAAGCCATACTTCGCATGCTTCCTAGAAACAAACTACGTGATGTGAGTCAGTGTTAACTTATCAACTGCGCAACCTTTCTGGTCTATATGGGTATCATCAGTctgttatatttttaaattgaggGGTGCTAAAATTTCTGAAATACTAACTTTGTGAAACACTCACTTTGGAGATGGACCCTTTAATTGAGCTTTTACTTTTGTATTTTCCGACCTGTTAAAGAATACTACTGATTCACAGGAGTGAAGTCTCTGCTATATGATGGATTGCTATCGTGAGATATTTATGCCCATCTTGTATGATCCCCATGTAAATGCTGCTTCTGGCAACATCATGATAGTCACATAATTTAGATTTGAGTTTCCAGCGCTAGGTTTATGATTGTTGCCATTTTCATTGTGCAGGATAGAGACAGAAAATTAAGGATATTTGCTGGCAGTGAACACCCTTTTGGTGATAGGTCTCTCGAGCATTATATAATGCCCCCAAGACAAGTGCGTGAAATGCGGCCCCGTGCCAGAAGAGCTATGATTCGAGCTCAAAAGAAAGCAGAGCAACAAGAACAGGacgaaacaaacactaaaaaAGGCAAAAGGCGGAACAAGGTGGGATCAATTCTGGAGATCTGAGGTGGCTCTTCCTTTGGTCTATGTTCAACACATTGATTATGGGCTCTGAGTTCGTACTTAGATTTGTTTGATAAGGAAAACTGCTAATGACACCGAAAATGTTTTGCCTGGTTTGTTCAATCCTCTGTTAAATTTTAGATTAAAAGTTGTGCAACTGGCGGGACTGGTAAGTTAAGAGTGCATGGAATGAGAGAAGTTGGCTTTGGCTAACTTCATATCTGAGGTCATCGGTAGGGACCTTGGAAAGCTCAACTGCTATTAAATTGAGTTTTTGATGGTTATCCTTGGGTTTGGAAACCACttttctgtaaaaaaaaaaaaaagaaaaagaaaaaaggcaGTGGCATACACTTTCCATGTATGCGTTGATGGATAACAAATAAATCACTTAGAAAATTATGCCCGacttattcaaaataataataataataataattatgccCGACGTAAAAATTGTAGATATTGCAAATACTTTAGAGGGTAAATTTTGGTGTTTTAAGATAATAACGGCCAATTTTTTTGGTAATTTAGTGTGCGGCATATCGCATATATTCTgaggagtgggtctcatgtgagaccgtctcacggatcttaatttgtgTCAATCTTAcccatattaacaataaaaagtaatactctttgtataaaaagtaataatttttcatggatgacccaaataagatattcgtctcacaagtatgatccgtgagaccatctcacacaagtttttgtctattcTGAGATCATCGAATGCAGAGACTTTGTATGCTTTTGTTGTTGCATAAAACAATGAATTTCCCGAATTCCTTTGATGACTTTGATATTTTGATAAAGATGCCAAGTATAATGTAGGTGATGGGTGGTTTGCTCTTCCCTCAACCGCTTCAATGCCCTCTCAAAGCCGAGATgaaatattggaagattttcTTGTATAATTCGAAGAAATTTACCACATATATTGCTCGtagaaagttaaaaaaaaaaaaaaaaaaaactacgaCTCATGAATTAGGGATATTGCGTACAGAAGATATTTTCTCACCAAAGCCATCGGCCCCCAGATTTTAGATTTGATGTGGTGAATTATATGATCTAACGACTCTACAATTTATAACATCATGACATGCATCGTGACTCCATGTCTCTCTCCCATACCCcaactttttattaaaaaaattaaaataaaatgataaagtGAGAGCctctaatttttatttttccaaaaTGCGATtctatattcaaatctcttatattttgatttttgttttCCAATATCGAACCTCATGTATGTTATATCCTTGCTATTTAATCATAACTAAACACCCTAAAAAAATTAATGCTCCATTTAATACTTGACGTCTCAAACATTGTCACGTATGTGATGtaatatgcataaaaaaatttggggatcataataatataatatacgaCAAAATAATGCAATCAACATACTATTTACATCAGTGTAACAGAAACATTAAAATCACTATACAATACATAACTTGAATACGACAATAAAATATATTGTCTTTATGCACCATCAACTACATGACTTTTTTGATTGGACCACCTAATTTTTCATCTCTATCATGTCTCCGCACAAGTCCTGTAACTTGTCCAATAGAAACAATCCCTGAAGGATAAATATATGCAACAAACATTAtcgtaataaataaaaattatattaactGAAATCATAAGAGAAATACTTTACGACTCATTCGTACTATCTGAACATCCCTTCACTGCTTCTAAACAACAATTGATATCACAACCAAGAATATCATCATACGTCGCTCTACTACTATTACGACAAACAACATCAACATACATTGTTCTCCTATTATTGCGACAAACAATCTCAACAATACATAGGTCCATTGATATTGCAACAAACAACATCAACAAATGTCGCTCTCTTACTACTGCGACCAACAACATCAACAAATATCGCTCTCCTACTTAGTAACAACAAATAGTTGCCCAATAACTAACATTCGGCaacatcaacaataataaacagatataatatcaaatcactcATTTCCGGTGATTTATCATCGTTTAATGCAAtaatattcatcaatactaaacaataatGACATATACTCATTCGTCAACATGTGTCTGATAATCGAATGTATATAATATGACTATCTCTTTGATCTCGAGGCTTGTGACATGTCTATATAATTCAACAATAATTATAAGATGGTTGTCATGGTATCAACATATTCAGAACAGCCTCAATATACAAACATCAAATAGTCAAACATCAACCTATATGAAAACATATGCTAGATTATGAAAAGTTCGTTTAAAAcgaaaatatatataacaaacacCGAATATATAATGTGATTCCATAACAAGCGGCAAAATAATATTGCCATTCAATGATTGAAATCTCTCGCTACAATAAATTGATAATAATTTCAATTAATTCACGACAATTTTTCCTTCTTCGTCAAAATCATAGATTATACAATAATCTTCAATTTCGGTATGATTTAagaatttatcggatttatttcAGAAATTAACGAATTTAAAAAATagtcaaaaatataaaatttatatcgTAAATCAAAAAAATCCTGTCAACAAATTCAAATATGAAGTTCGTCGATTGAATAATCCAATAAATCACAAAGTCAGAAAAAAATCGAGAATCCTTATTCTCCTCACCTCGGTATATAAATGTTTACGGTTGAATTCATCAATTAAACCGACTTAACTTTTACTTTAttcttaatattatatatataaatattatatatatcattCCTCTGAGTTGAGATCGATCATTATGATCGATGAGGTAAATTAATATAATGTTTAGACTAAACCATCATTCCTGCAAATTTATAATTACATAAGATTATCAAAGGTAATTGAAACACTTTCCATTAAACCCATGTCCAAATTTATATATACTAGTTACTatgcacacgcgttgcgtgtgtttacaaatttttttattattatcgatgtactaaattgaaatttgacaaattttgGAAGGactaaatttatatttaatggttgaaataaaaaaaataaaaataaaagtgtgtgttgaaattaaaaaaaaaaaaaacaaaaaacaaaagtgtaatattagtatcatataagggTAAAAGTGGAAAAAAAATTGGTGTCCTCTTTAGGTAGTTACTATGAAgtcctcacacttaataatatagtatagaagTATAGATATAAAAGCTGAGTTCCTAAATTTAGTAAGTTCCCGCCTAAATGACcttctaaaaaaaaatacacGAAAAATGtagtaatatatattataataaatatctaaatatatttaattcattattaAAACTGTATATTAATGTCTGCTTGAAATTTGAATCTCTCCTACGAATTACAAgctatattaaattatatttcaaatttcaaatccagAAATTAAATTCCATTATGggaattataaaacaaaattcaaatttttattcaaaatttaaatatgaattcTACAAATTTGAAACACGTTTCAAAAATTATGTTCcgttgaaattattttattagtttAAATTTAATGACACAAATATATAGATGTAAggttattataattaaaaaaattcatctaTATTTTGATGaactaacttttaatttgattttatttttgaaagctaatatatttatttcaatgatagtataaaatcatttttctctTCAACATATTAACTTTAATCTTAGATCAACAATTCTCGAATTATTATgatgatttaaaaataattgtatgtcaatttaatataaactaccatt
Encoded here:
- the LOC140836241 gene encoding uncharacterized protein — protein: MSTASQAFSGNLKKALAGLRRINLDGLRWRVFDAKGQVLGRLASHISTVVQGKDKPTYVPNRDEGDMCIVINAKDVCVTGRKMTDKLYQWHTGYIGHLKERSLKDQMAKDPTEVIRKAILRMLPRNKLRDDRDRKLRIFAGSEHPFGDRSLEHYIMPPRQVREMRPRARRAMIRAQKKAEQQEQDETNTKKGKRRNKVGSILEI